One window of Tepidanaerobacter acetatoxydans Re1 genomic DNA carries:
- the glsA gene encoding glutaminase A encodes MEKMLEEVLEENRALAKQGKVASYIPALSKANPNHLGICIIDENKNIYKQGDFDVKFTMQSISKVIALMLALMDNGEKVFEKVGREGTEEPFNTLYKLDLPHIKKPVNPMINAGAIATTAQIKGDKIQRILELIRKITENPSINYNKGVYLSEKATGEKNKAIAHLMRAREIMDEEPDEVLDCYFKQCSIEVTACDLAKIAIFISNGCKGLESYGEIDRKTLSRNLLAIMTIGGMYNISGQYAAEAGVPSKSGVGGGIMAAVPGRMGIGVFSPPLDENGNSIAGYEIMKSLSQRLNLSIF; translated from the coding sequence GTGGAAAAAATGTTGGAAGAAGTTCTTGAAGAAAATCGAGCTCTTGCAAAGCAAGGCAAAGTTGCAAGTTACATACCTGCTTTATCAAAAGCAAATCCCAATCATCTTGGGATATGCATAATAGATGAGAATAAAAATATATATAAACAAGGAGACTTTGATGTTAAGTTTACAATGCAAAGCATATCAAAGGTGATTGCTTTGATGTTAGCTCTTATGGACAACGGAGAGAAAGTCTTTGAAAAGGTTGGCAGGGAAGGTACGGAAGAACCGTTTAACACCTTATATAAATTGGATTTGCCCCATATTAAAAAGCCTGTAAATCCGATGATAAATGCCGGTGCAATAGCTACAACAGCTCAAATAAAAGGCGATAAAATCCAGCGTATATTGGAGCTAATTAGGAAAATAACCGAAAATCCGAGCATAAACTACAATAAAGGAGTATACCTTTCTGAAAAGGCAACCGGCGAAAAAAACAAAGCCATTGCCCATTTAATGAGAGCTAGAGAAATAATGGATGAAGAACCGGATGAAGTACTTGACTGTTATTTTAAACAATGCTCTATAGAAGTTACAGCATGTGATTTGGCAAAGATAGCTATCTTTATTTCTAATGGCTGTAAAGGCCTAGAATCTTACGGAGAAATTGATAGAAAAACCTTATCAAGAAATCTGCTTGCTATAATGACTATCGGAGGAATGTATAATATCAGCGGTCAATATGCGGCAGAAGCAGGTGTTCCATCCAAATCCGGAGTAGGCGGGGGCATCATGGCGGCAGTACCCGGGAGAATGGGCATAGGCGTATTTAGCCCGCCATTGGACGAAAACGGGAATTCTATAGCAGGGTATGAAATAATGAAATCTTTATCTCAAAGATTAAACCTTAGCATTTTTTAA
- a CDS encoding chromate transporter, whose product MGELWKLFATFCRIGAFTFGGGYAMLPLIQKEIVEKNQWATDEEVLDYYAIGQCTPGIIAVNTATFIGFKRKGIPGAIAATCGIVFPSIVIITIIAAYLKHFEDYAIVQHAFGGIRVAVAALILNTVIKMWNTSVKDWLGILIFSASFVAVAFFNISPIIVVVISATLGIFTANTRTDVR is encoded by the coding sequence ATGGGAGAACTTTGGAAACTTTTTGCTACATTTTGCCGTATCGGTGCGTTTACATTCGGGGGAGGTTATGCTATGCTCCCTCTTATTCAAAAAGAGATTGTGGAGAAAAATCAGTGGGCAACGGATGAAGAGGTCCTGGATTATTATGCAATCGGTCAATGCACTCCGGGGATAATCGCCGTAAATACGGCAACTTTTATAGGCTTTAAGCGCAAGGGTATACCCGGTGCCATAGCTGCCACTTGCGGTATAGTGTTTCCTTCTATTGTGATTATCACTATTATTGCCGCATATCTTAAACATTTTGAGGATTATGCAATTGTTCAGCATGCTTTTGGCGGGATAAGAGTTGCAGTAGCGGCACTTATTTTAAATACTGTAATAAAAATGTGGAACACATCAGTAAAGGATTGGTTGGGAATACTGATATTTTCCGCATCATTTGTAGCTGTGGCATTTTTTAATATTTCGCCAATAATTGTTGTTGTAATTTCGGCAACTTTAGGGATTTTCACAGCAAATACAAGGACTGATGTCAGATGA
- a CDS encoding chromate transporter, whose product MIYIRLFLEFFKAGLFAIGGGLATIPFLQDISRKTGWFTSQELVDMIAISESTPGPIGINMATYVGYETANLAGAIIAVIGEVTPSVIIIVLIAHYYLKFSEHPMVQSGFYGIRPAVAGLIGAAGFEVAKISLFNIDKYLLSHDVFDIINIKSVLLFTAIVFLLNKYKKHPIYFLLGAAIIGIIFKF is encoded by the coding sequence ATGATATACATAAGATTATTTCTGGAATTTTTTAAGGCAGGCTTATTTGCCATAGGCGGGGGGCTTGCAACCATACCTTTTCTTCAAGATATATCTCGCAAAACCGGCTGGTTTACATCACAGGAATTGGTTGACATGATTGCCATATCCGAATCTACTCCCGGGCCTATCGGCATCAATATGGCAACATATGTAGGCTATGAAACTGCTAATCTGGCAGGGGCAATAATTGCCGTCATAGGGGAAGTTACCCCATCTGTAATCATTATCGTACTTATTGCACATTACTATCTGAAATTCAGTGAACATCCCATGGTGCAGTCGGGCTTTTACGGCATACGACCTGCCGTAGCCGGTCTGATAGGTGCTGCAGGGTTTGAAGTGGCAAAAATTTCTCTTTTTAATATTGATAAATACCTGCTCTCACATGATGTTTTTGATATCATAAATATAAAGTCCGTCTTACTGTTCACGGCAATTGTGTTTTTACTAAATAAATACAAAAAACACCCAATATATTTTCTATTGGGTGCGGCTATAATTGGAATAATATTTAAATTTTAA
- a CDS encoding IS110 family transposase, giving the protein MQTVYERCCGIDVHKKLIVACFRNGKKAEVRKFDTLTCSIKELGNWLLDNNCQMVAMESTGAYWKPIYNILELLNIDVMVVNAHHMKTVPGRKTDIKDAQWIADLLQHGLLKSSFIPDKEQRELREIVRYRKNLIEERSRELNRLEKTLEGANIKLSSFVSSLTGVSSRKLIEQALVGEVNQENIDDLIHSSMQSKKSELLLAMDGVFSSVQKLLVNAILDHIDDMTKRINNLDNIINSYMKSYEDAIKKIDEISGIGTRSAEVILAEIGLDMSRFPTAAHLASWSGLCPSNNESAGKRKSGKTNKGNKYLKSTLIQCAKSAQKDKNSFFHAQYQRLVVRRGANRATVAVAHSMLIAIYHMLKDNVPFKDLGNDYYTKFNKEKKANYYFKKLQELGVSFPVSVAT; this is encoded by the coding sequence ATGCAAACTGTTTATGAGCGTTGTTGTGGGATTGACGTGCACAAAAAACTTATTGTTGCCTGCTTTAGAAACGGGAAAAAAGCAGAAGTACGTAAGTTTGACACATTAACTTGTAGTATCAAAGAGCTTGGTAATTGGCTCCTTGATAACAATTGTCAGATGGTTGCCATGGAAAGTACGGGAGCTTATTGGAAACCTATCTATAACATTCTGGAATTACTAAACATTGATGTGATGGTTGTTAATGCACATCACATGAAAACTGTCCCTGGGCGTAAAACTGATATCAAAGATGCTCAATGGATAGCAGATCTTTTACAACATGGTCTTTTGAAGAGTAGTTTTATCCCTGATAAGGAACAACGCGAACTTCGTGAAATAGTACGCTACCGTAAAAATCTAATCGAAGAGCGTTCAAGAGAACTTAATCGTCTGGAAAAAACCTTAGAAGGTGCTAATATAAAGCTAAGTTCTTTCGTTTCCAGCTTAACCGGTGTAAGTAGCCGTAAGCTGATAGAGCAAGCTTTAGTTGGAGAGGTGAATCAAGAAAATATCGACGACTTAATTCACAGCTCTATGCAATCAAAAAAGTCGGAGCTCCTTCTAGCTATGGATGGTGTCTTTTCATCAGTACAAAAACTACTTGTAAACGCTATTCTAGACCATATCGATGATATGACTAAGCGTATCAACAATCTTGATAACATCATAAATAGCTATATGAAAAGCTATGAAGATGCAATTAAAAAGATTGATGAAATATCAGGCATTGGTACGCGCAGTGCTGAAGTTATTCTTGCTGAGATAGGACTTGATATGAGCCGATTTCCAACTGCTGCTCACCTTGCCTCATGGTCAGGATTATGCCCTAGTAATAATGAGAGTGCTGGTAAACGTAAAAGTGGAAAAACTAACAAAGGTAATAAATATTTAAAAAGCACACTCATTCAATGTGCTAAATCTGCCCAAAAGGATAAAAATAGTTTTTTCCATGCTCAATATCAGCGATTAGTAGTGCGGCGAGGGGCAAATAGAGCAACTGTTGCCGTAGCCCATTCCATGCTCATTGCAATATACCACATGTTAAAAGATAATGTTCCTTTTAAGGATCTAGGTAACGATTATTATACAAAGTTCAATAAAGAGAAAAAAGCTAATTATTACTTTAAAAAATTACAAGAATTAGGTGTGTCATTTCCCGTTTCAGTGGCTACCTAA